One segment of Danio aesculapii chromosome 3, fDanAes4.1, whole genome shotgun sequence DNA contains the following:
- the syngr1a gene encoding synaptogyrin-1a isoform X1 produces MEQAYGAGKAGGTFDPITFFQQPQTILRIVSWIFSIVIFGCIANEGYVNRPDEVEEFCIFNRNQNACNYAVGMGALDFLCCAAFMALDIYFPQISSVKDRKKAVLADVGVSAFWSFVWFVGFCFLANQWQVANPEDNPLKEGGDAARAAITFAFFSIFTWAGQAFFGFQRYKLGSSSSLFSQDYTDPSQDPAAAPSEGTEYTGYNADVEANYDGSGGYQNQDY; encoded by the exons ATGGAGCAGGCATACGGGGCTGGAAAGGCAGGCGGCACCTTCGATCCAATTACTTTCTTTCAACAACCGCAGACAATTCTTCGAATAGTGTCTTGG ATATTTTCTATCGTGATCTTTGGATGTATTGCTAATGAGGGCTATGTGAACCGTCCAGATGAGGTGGAGGAGTTTTGCATCTTTAACCGCAACCAGAACGCCTGTAACTATGCTGTGGGAATGGGAGCTCTGGACTTTCTCTGCTGTGCTGCTTTTATGGCACTGGACATCTACTTTCCTCAGATTAGCAGCGTCAAAGACCGCAAGAAGGCCGTGTTAGCTGACGTTGGTGTTTCAG cctTCTGGTCATTCGTGTGGTTTGTGGGCTTCTGTTTTCTGGCTAATCAGTGGCAAGTGGCTAACCCAGAAGATAACCCTCTCAAAGAGGGAGGAGACGCTGCCAGAGCGGCCATCACCTTCGCCTTCTTCTCCATATTTACTTGG GCTGGTCAAGCTTTCTTTGGATTCCAGAGGTACAAGTTAGGTTCGAGCTCATCTCTCTTCTCTCAGGACTATACTGATCCCAGCCAGGATCCCGCAGCAGCACCCTCTGAAGGAACGGAGTACACCGGGTACAACGCAGACGTGGAGGCTAACTATGACGGCTCTGGTGGATACCAGAACCAAGATTACTAA
- the syngr1a gene encoding synaptogyrin-1a isoform X2, whose protein sequence is MEQAYGAGKAGGTFDPITFFQQPQTILRIVSWIFSIVIFGCIANEGYVNRPDEVEEFCIFNRNQNACNYAVGMGALDFLCCAAFMALDIYFPQISSVKDRKKAVLADVGVSAFWSFVWFVGFCFLANQWQVANPEDNPLKEGGDAARAAITFAFFSIFTWGVLSLLGLERLKKVSFEEEYNKLFTPQTPPPFV, encoded by the exons ATGGAGCAGGCATACGGGGCTGGAAAGGCAGGCGGCACCTTCGATCCAATTACTTTCTTTCAACAACCGCAGACAATTCTTCGAATAGTGTCTTGG ATATTTTCTATCGTGATCTTTGGATGTATTGCTAATGAGGGCTATGTGAACCGTCCAGATGAGGTGGAGGAGTTTTGCATCTTTAACCGCAACCAGAACGCCTGTAACTATGCTGTGGGAATGGGAGCTCTGGACTTTCTCTGCTGTGCTGCTTTTATGGCACTGGACATCTACTTTCCTCAGATTAGCAGCGTCAAAGACCGCAAGAAGGCCGTGTTAGCTGACGTTGGTGTTTCAG cctTCTGGTCATTCGTGTGGTTTGTGGGCTTCTGTTTTCTGGCTAATCAGTGGCAAGTGGCTAACCCAGAAGATAACCCTCTCAAAGAGGGAGGAGACGCTGCCAGAGCGGCCATCACCTTCGCCTTCTTCTCCATATTTACTTGG GGTGTTCTTTCACTGTTGGGTCTGGAGCGCCTAAAGAAAGTCTCATTTGAAGAGGAATACAACAAACTCTTCACCCCACAAACGCCACCTCCATTCGTCTAA